From the Abyssisolibacter fermentans genome, the window GTAAATGGACATTCTACCTTGCCTAATGCTTTCATCTCAAAATTCATGACAGTAAGGTCATCAAAGCTTACACCTTTTAGTACAACTCTTTCAGCTTGTGCATCAATAGTATCAGGATCAGCTAACTTAGCAAGTATAGTACATCTTACATCTTTTCCTTTTTTGATGTTATCGCCCAATATTTTTGCCATTCTTGAGTTTACTTTATGAAGCTTTATAGTTCCTTTCCCTTCCCAGCCTGTTATCTTTGTATCTTTAGCTAATACTCCACACATATTTACGTCTTCTTTTTTTAGGACTATCTTAGCTTCAAGACCTGTTAATTCACTAACTTTGTCGCCATCTAACCAAATTTCTCCCCATGTACCGTTTATTACTCTATTTCCACTTAGTCTATTCATAATCACTACCTCCTACATAAATATTTCCATAGTTAAATCTTCCATAGCATCCAGGAATTTAACTTTAGCACTTGCAAAAACTTTACTGCCAGTGTTATATTCTTTTATTTCCTGCTCTTTCAAAGCATCTACATCTACTCCACAAGCCATTAAATATGTTTTTTGAGCTTGTACATCTATTACTGCTTTATTATCAAAAGCTTCGTCTAAAACTTCAAGTTTTTCTAAAGCTTCAAAGTATGCATTCACTGCTGATAAGAATAATATTTTATGATCATAAGTGTTTGTTATTTTACCAACATATGAACCATCAAAAGTATCTCTAATATCATCTTTAACTAAATCAACTGCATCTACTATTTTGATTTTCTTAAATTCTTCTCCTTTAGATCCTGCTAAAGTTGTAAGAGAGTTAACTCCTCTACCTATTTTGATTTTAGTTCCATCATTTATTAATATTAATTTTCCACTATCTATTTCAGCATTTGGATCAGATGACTCATCAATTTTATCTACTTCACTTAACTCATAATAAGTGGCACTGCGTGTAAATGGTAATCCTGCTAATATTCCTGCTATTCTTCCTGTATATTGACTTGCAGTATATGTTGTATCTGTAGCTCCTACGTATATATTGCTTGCACAGAAGTTAATTATGCCTTCATTGTCAGCTTCTGCATTTGGAAGTACTGCTTTGAAAGTTTTTTTGTTAACTTCCCTTTCATTCTTAATCCATGTTACAATTTCCTGAACCTCAGCATCTTTAATTTCAGGTA encodes:
- a CDS encoding phage tail tube protein; translated protein: MNRLSGNRVINGTWGEIWLDGDKVSELTGLEAKIVLKKEDVNMCGVLAKDTKITGWEGKGTIKLHKVNSRMAKILGDNIKKGKDVRCTILAKLADPDTIDAQAERVVLKGVSFDDLTVMNFEMKALGKVECPFTFTDYDFIDLIKPE
- a CDS encoding phage tail sheath C-terminal domain-containing protein, whose protein sequence is MGLPDIQINFKTKGTSLIERSAKGIVALILKDDTNQDFETREYKSIDQIIESDWTPENIDYIENTFMGIPNKVIVERIAVADTDYSNGLLRLKNKKWNYLAIPEIKDAEVQEIVTWIKNEREVNKKTFKAVLPNAEADNEGIINFCASNIYVGATDTTYTASQYTGRIAGILAGLPFTRSATYYELSEVDKIDESSDPNAEIDSGKLILINDGTKIKIGRGVNSLTTLAGSKGEEFKKIKIVDAVDLVKDDIRDTFDGSYVGKITNTYDHKILFLSAVNAYFEALEKLEVLDEAFDNKAVIDVQAQKTYLMACGVDVDALKEQEIKEYNTGSKVFASAKVKFLDAMEDLTMEIFM